The Synechocystis sp. PCC 6714 nucleotide sequence CGCATTAGGCCCTAGCAAAATTCTGGTGCTGAGGGGCCAAGTTGCTTGAAAAGTTTCCTGTTCCTTAGTGAATAAAAAGCGATTTGCTAATGCCCCAGAAACAAAAATGACATTTTTACCAAATAAACGGGTTTTAAAAATTGGCCCAAATTGTTGTTGCCGCTTTTTGCTGAAGTCTCCATCATTAAGAAAATTCAGGGTTTCTCCTAACCACGGTAAACCAAAGTTACCAGGGGGAATGGGTAAAGAATCTAAATTTGCAGGAGAAGTTGTCATGGAAAAAAATAGGGTAGTTCGTTCAAGATTAATATTTACAAAGTCACCGTTCTATCAATCAATTTTAAAACGAAATTGTAGATAAAGCTTGCTCCTTCTCCTGCTCAGAAACCTCCAAATAGTGGGACAACACATTCAAATTCTTATGACCACTAATCTTTTGAATAACCCGCAAGTTAATGCCCTTGCGACACATCATGGTTAACGCAGTCCTGCGGAAAGAATGGGTAGAAACTCCCTTCACTCCAATCCTATCCGTTGCCGCCTTCAAAATCTTGTGGGCCATGGAAGGATGAAGGTGTGACCCCACCCGTTTGCCCCGAAACACATAGGCAGAGGGAAATCTAACAAATTGTTGGCCTTGCCGGTACTGATCAAAAAGAGCTTGCAATGCTGGGGTAATGGCCACAGTGCGACTGGATTTAGTCTTCGTCTTTTCAATGCGGAAAGTCATGGCATCAGCGGTGACATCATCCCAAGCCAGAGAACAGGCTTCCCCAATACGGCAACCAGTGTAAAGACAAATGCCAAACAGAAGGCGATCGCGGGGAGTGAGCAACCCAATAGTGAACAGGTTATGTAATTCCTGCTCAGTTAATACTTTTGCTTGCCCCTGACGGTTAATTTTCATTCAATAATTTGTGGAAAATATTGAATAGCTTCCACAAACCTAATTCTAT carries:
- a CDS encoding site-specific integrase, encoding MKINRQGQAKVLTEQELHNLFTIGLLTPRDRLLFGICLYTGCRIGEACSLAWDDVTADAMTFRIEKTKTKSSRTVAITPALQALFDQYRQGQQFVRFPSAYVFRGKRVGSHLHPSMAHKILKAATDRIGVKGVSTHSFRRTALTMMCRKGINLRVIQKISGHKNLNVLSHYLEVSEQEKEQALSTISF